ATAAGCATAATGGTAATGTTAAATTCTTCTTTGATTTGACGAATTAACTGTGTCAATTCTGCTGTTTCTTGTGGATTCATCCCAGCAGCAGGTTCATCTAAAAAAAGAATTTTTGGTTCAGTTGCAAGGGCACGCACAATTTCCAAACGACGTTGCTGACCGTAAGGAAGATTTTTAGCTAGGGTATCTGCATCCCCATCCAAATTAAAGATAGCTAACAAATCCATAGCTTTTTGGCGCAACTCTTCCTCGCTTTGATAGAATTTTGACAAACGAAGAAAGCTTGCAAAGACATGTGATTTATTTTGATTAGCCATGCCAACAAGTACATTTTCCAAAACAGTCATATCTTTAAAGAGACGGATATTTTGGAAAGTACGTGAAAGACCAAGCGATGCGATTTTATAAGGTTTCTTGCTATTTAACAATGTGCCGTCTAAAGAAACTGAGCCTTCGCTTGGTTCATAGACACCTGTCAAAAGGTTGAAAAGTGTTGTTTTACCAGCACCGTTTGGACCAATAAGACCAACTAACTCTCCCTCATTTAAATGCATTGTGACATCACCAACGGCTGTCAAACCACCGAAATGTTTGGTTAAATTTTTAACATCAAGAAGTGCCATTAATGATTGTCCCCCTTAGTTTTATTAAAGAAACGTGATAATGTGAATTCTTTTGTTCCTAAAAGTCCTCCTGGACGGAAAATCATTACCAAGATTAATGCCAATGAATAGATAATCATACGGAGGT
This sequence is a window from Streptococcus macedonicus ACA-DC 198. Protein-coding genes within it:
- the livG gene encoding Branched-chain amino acid transport ATP-binding protein LivG, translated to MALLDVKNLTKHFGGLTAVGDVTMHLNEGELVGLIGPNGAGKTTLFNLLTGVYEPSEGSVSLDGTLLNSKKPYKIASLGLSRTFQNIRLFKDMTVLENVLVGMANQNKSHVFASFLRLSKFYQSEEELRQKAMDLLAIFNLDGDADTLAKNLPYGQQRRLEIVRALATEPKILFLDEPAAGMNPQETAELTQLIRQIKEEFNITIMLIEHDMSLVMEVTERIYVLEYGRLIAHGTPDEIKNNQRVIEAYLGGEG